A DNA window from Patescibacteria group bacterium contains the following coding sequences:
- a CDS encoding four helix bundle protein, which translates to MSNPDILNLEERTAKFGEAIIHLCQESKVTIITEPIIRQIIRSATSIGANYMEANGACSKSDFRNKIFICKKETMETKHWLRMLSSALPDKSDELRELWKEAQELTLIFSKIAGSLKSKN; encoded by the coding sequence ATGTCAAACCCCGACATCTTAAATCTGGAAGAAAGAACCGCAAAATTTGGTGAGGCGATAATACATTTATGCCAAGAATCAAAGGTAACAATTATTACCGAGCCAATTATACGACAGATAATACGTTCAGCCACGAGTATCGGTGCAAATTACATGGAGGCGAATGGGGCCTGCTCAAAGAGTGATTTTAGAAATAAAATCTTTATCTGCAAGAAAGAGACAATGGAGACAAAACACTGGCTGAGAATGCTATCGTCAGCTTTACCAGACAAATCCGATGAATTGCGAGAGTTATGGAAAGAAGCGCAGGAGTTAACTTTGATATTTTCTAAAATTGCCGGGTCCTTAAAATCTAAAAATTAA